GCGCACCGCGCCGCGCGGCGAGCAGCGCCAGCCGCAGGGCGGCCCGGCCGTGCCCGGACTCGGCGGCGCGCTGCCACCACAGGGCGGCCTCCGGGAGGCTGCCCTCGCGGGCCAGCAGCAGCCCGAGGTTGAAGGCCCCGTTGCGGCTGCCCGCCTCGGCCGCCGCGCGGTACCAGTTCGCCGCCTCGACGACCTCACCGCGGGCCGCCGCGAACATGCCGATCCGCACCTGGGCGCGGCGGTGGCCCTGCCGGGCGGCCCGCTCGTACCACTGCATGCTCTCGTCGTCCGCGGCCCGCTCGTCGTCCGCCGGGGCCGCGCCCGCCGCCGACGCCATGCGGTCCAGCAGGTCCGCGAGCCGGAAGGCCGCCTCGGCGCTGCCGCCGCCGGCCGCGCAGCGCAGATTGCGCTCCGCGTCCCGCAGCTCGCCGTCCCGCAGCTGCACGATGGCGACCTGGAGCGCCGCCTCGGTGTGCCCGGCCGCGGCGGCCCGCTCGTACCAGGAGTGCGCCAGCCGCTCCTCGCCGCGGCCCGCGAAGAGGATGCCGAGGTTGAACGCGGCGTCCACGCTGCCCGCCTCGGCCGCCTTGGAGAACCACGGCTCGGCCCCCGAGGCGTCGCCGCGCTGCAGCAGCAGGATGGCCAGCGCGTTGGCGGCCTCCCGGTGGCCCGCGTAGGCGGCCCGCCGGTACCACTGCTCGCCGCGGCCGGCCCGGCCCTGCCGGGCGCACAGCAGCCCGATGTTGTACGCGCCGTTGACGTCCCCGGCGTCCAGCGCGGCGCGGTACCAGCGCTCGGCGCTCTGCAGCTCGCCGCGCTCCGCGTGCAGCGCGCCCAGCGCGTTGGCGGCGTTGCCGTCACCGTCCTGGGCGGCGCGCCGCCACCACTCCGCGGCGCTCTCCTCGTCACCGGCGTCCCGCAGCAGGTAGCCCAGCGCACAGGCGGCGCGCGCCTCCCCGTCCTTGGCGGCGGAGAGGTACCAGCGGCCCGCCTCCTGGACGTCCCCGCGGTCCTCCAGCAGGCCACCCAGCTGCAGCGCGGCCCGGCGGTGCCCCCGCGCGGCGGCCTGGCGGTACCACTGCTCGGCCTCCTCCTGCTGGTTCAGCTCGCCGTACGCGGTGGCCGCCGGGCGGTCCGGGTCACGACCGTCCTCGATGAGCCGGGCGAGGCGGTACGCGGCCTCGCGGTGGCCGCGCTCGGCGGCGGCCCGGAACCAGCGCTCGGCGCCGATGTCACCGCGGTGCTCCAGCAGGTCGGCGAGGGCGTAGGCACCCAGGCAGTGCCCGGACTCGGCGGACTGGCGCAGCCAGTACTCGGCGGCCG
The sequence above is a segment of the Streptomyces lydicus genome. Coding sequences within it:
- a CDS encoding SEL1-like repeat protein, giving the protein MGLMGDKARLLETDRFVHAPDDGRESELQMDVMEAVEAAEASEAVTETGHRRAAEAGDTAAMSALGAMLLRRGDLDGAEPHLRSAAAAGDRAAANNLGVLLHQRGYGDEAAGWWRIAAVAGSAAAAHALGRHHRERGDEPAAEYWLRQSAESGHCLGAYALADLLEHRGDIGAERWFRAAAERGHREAAYRLARLIEDGRDPDRPAATAYGELNQQEEAEQWYRQAAARGHRRAALQLGGLLEDRGDVQEAGRWYLSAAKDGEARAACALGYLLRDAGDEESAAEWWRRAAQDGDGNAANALGALHAERGELQSAERWYRAALDAGDVNGAYNIGLLCARQGRAGRGEQWYRRAAYAGHREAANALAILLLQRGDASGAEPWFSKAAEAGSVDAAFNLGILFAGRGEERLAHSWYERAAAAGHTEAALQVAIVQLRDGELRDAERNLRCAAGGGSAEAAFRLADLLDRMASAAGAAPADDERAADDESMQWYERAARQGHRRAQVRIGMFAAARGEVVEAANWYRAAAEAGSRNGAFNLGLLLAREGSLPEAALWWQRAAESGHGRAALRLALLAARRGALAEAQSWCARAVELGPPEVAERAARLRTALQDELSA